The Desmodus rotundus isolate HL8 unplaced genomic scaffold, HLdesRot8A.1 manual_scaffold_385, whole genome shotgun sequence genomic sequence tgaggctcaagggGCCCCCTAATATATTAGGTGGGAGAGTTAGTATTTGAGCCCAGACCTGGCAGCCCTAACCATTATACATACCACCACACTACTCTGCTTCACATGGGTGAAAACTGGGGCTCTGAGGTCCCTCCTGGGCCATGTGGACACACTTGGATGATTACCAGAACTTGGTTCCTACTCTCTCACACAGAATTATGCATACAGGAGGGTAGCCTTTCCTCTGTAAGTCTGGAATGGAAACCCATTTTAcagtaagaactcaataaatggaGACTACTAAGCAAAGACTTGAGATGGGGGAGAGACCCAGGACACCCCTAAGACAGTGAATGCAGTCCAAACAGTAGGGTTAAGGCTGTGTAGTGTTTTGAGGATTGGGAGTGGGTGTGGGGTCTAGCCTACAGCCCCAAATCCTTAGGAGCTGTGTGTTCAGAGAGTAGAAGCCAGAGTCCCCAGAGATGGGATGGGAAGTGATAAGAAGGGCACAGGAGACACATGGACACAGTGTGGTCCAGGGCTAGGAGTCCTCTGAGCCAATGGAAGATAAGGATCAGGGACTGGGCCATGTGGTCAAGGAAGGAGCGTGGAACCTCTAGCCTGGGAGTCTTGGTGGGGAAATGAACCAGGTCCAGTAATACCTGTGTGGACGCCCCACTTGCAGAAGAGGCTACTTTCTGAGAAACCGGTGGCCCCTACGATCTGCCCAATCACGTGCACCTCAGCCATGACCCTGAGAGGGTAAAAACAGAATCACAACCCTGCAAATGTACTATTATTTCCACCTgagggaggaggaaactgaggccccgcaAATAAGGGACAGTACTAGGATTTCAAAGTAGTTTCGTCAAACCACTGAGGCTACAGTCTTAATCATGATCCTAaatgcaccccccgccccccaggagaGCGCCAAAAAAATTAGGGGATTAGAGAGGACAGGGCTGAAGAGCTGACACCTCACTCAATAACAACCTTCTAGCTTAGCGCACAGGAAAGCCCCGCCCCGGAGGCCAATGGCTCCCCCCACAAGCACTAAAGCCCCGCCTCCTAGCCTCAGCTCCTCCCCCCAGCTCCGCAAGGAGCATGCGTTTTAAGAGCAGAGCGCCAAAGCCCCGCCTCTAGTCGTACGCATGCGCTAATCACACCTCAGAACAGCTAACGGTTAGGAGGGGCGAAAGGGGCATTGGGATTGGAGTTCACGGGCCTGACCTGTCCCTCTCTCCGCGGGCGCTGATTTCCCGGGCCTGGCTCGCGCTTCTCCCTGGATCTTCCCCGCAGCTAGAGATCCCAGGCGCCACGATCCCTCCGAGGCCGCGCCCGCCTACGTTCTCTGGTTGTTGCTGGGGCAACAGCAGCCTCCTTCCCAGGCCTAGAACCCGCCCTGCGGGTCGCTAATTGGCCCTAGCTGTCCGCGGGGGCGGGGCTAAATGCTGATGGACGTTCTGTCTCCTCTCGCTCCATTTTGGGAAAAGTCTGTCCAGCCCCGACCCGCGGTGGAGTCTTTGGGGGCGTGGCCCGGCAGCCGTCATCTGCTTTGTGGCTGGCGAAGCTTGAGTGCAGCTATTTCTCCCAGATACCCtcttcacaaaataaataaatctatcaaTACCCCACAACCCCCAATTCTCTCCCCCAACGTGGGCCACACTGTCCCTTAGGAGACAGTCCTGCCTCATAACTAGAAAAAAAGTCCTTCCTCATTCAGAGGTACTCAAGAAGTTGAGGAGGgggttttccttccttttttagagTTCCTCAAGCTTGATGGGACTGATAATCCAACTTCCTTCTCAGAAAAACTGCCCAGTTCTTCACTGCGCAGATTCTGAGCAAGGGTGGGGGCGTGGGGAAGATGAGAAATGAGGAAGTGAGGCCTCTTTATCTGCAGAAAATCCGGTTCTTAAAAACTGGATTCTGCCAGTAACTAGTCTTGTGACCTTGCTTGGCTCTAggattcagtttcctcatccatgtAATGGGCGCAAGGAGAGGGAATGAGTCGGAGGCACTCACACGTTCTGATGAACCGAGCAGCGCCTTAGTCGCCCATTCCTCCCGCCCAGCGCAGGAGACCGAAGGGAACGCGTGCTCTTTCTTTTTAGCAAAACGGGACTGCGCAAGTTAGAGCCAACAGCTCAAAGTGATAGGGAGGGGGCAGCATTTCAATAGGataatattcatataaataaaataattcaatggAATATTTTACTAATAGATATACTTGAACGCTGCTGTTTATTGAATTATTACTTTGTACCAGTTCCCCGGAAACTGGTCGTTTGGCACGTACGATCTCCTTTAGTCCTCTACCACCAGGTAGGTAATATTACcagctttatttaaaatgaataagttGGGACAAAAATCATTTGCCTTGCCAAATTGACCATATTTCTGTCTCCTCTGTCCGTAAACTTTATATTATTAgcctctctgctctcctgccACTCTTGGGTACAGGTCTCCCAGATTCAAGGAACATGGAAGTTGTGCTTGGATGTCATCCTGGGTGCTATCACTTCCCGTGTCCAGCCCGTTATCAAGCCTGTCAattctctttcttaaatttttttccttcaattggTTTCTTTCCTACTGGTTGGCATTAGTGATTAAGAAAATGCTTCCCTGTTTGACTGCCTGGATTTTAGTCTTAACTCTGCCCCTTCTGTGTGACCTtcaatgcctcagtttcctcatctgtgatgtGAGTATAAATGACGGTCTCCACCCTGTTGGATTATTGTCAGGATTTAAAGAATGTATGGAGCTGTTTTAAATTGCGCGCCGTTTTGAACGGCATGAAATCTCACTTCATGCGGCTCCATGCCgcccaggatgtgaatcatcccttcaGCCAGCGTGTCCAGGCTGTATATGTGCCctcccattagtcacttagtggCCCTCTCTGTTATCGGATCGACTGTCACAAATGGAAGTGCTTGTGTTCAGGGAACCCTTACCCTCAGAGGGTCAATAGTCGTCTAACATGAAGTCACAGCGCCTTCGCCATTCACCCCCCTTCACCTCATGACGCAAGCATTGTACCATCTCACATCATCCCAAGGATGAGTACTGGACGAGATGTTTTGAGAGGCTACATTCGTGTAACTTTAATGACAGCATATTGTTATGTGTTCTATTTtcttattagttattgttgttagtGTCTTACTTTGTTTACTTTGTAAACTTTATAATAGGTTGGTATGTCCACATAGGAAAAAACATTGTACATGTAGGTTCTGGTACTACTCACAGTCTCAGGCGCCCACCCTCGTCCCCCGAGGCCATCCTAGGTCTTGGAACATGTCCCCGGTGGATAAGGGGACTACTGTAATGTGCTTCATAGTGATAAATGAGACTACAAACCAGAGAGGTTAAGGACATAGAATAACAGGGTATCTCTCCCAGATAAAACAGCTCTGCTCCCACTTCCCTCTCATCCACCCTCCCGTGggtctccctgcctgcctgttgTCTGCCAGAAACTCTAGTTTATTCAAGTGTTCCCCCTGGGAGTGGGGCCAGTGCCAGCTCCAGTGTCAGGACTCTTGGCAAagagccctggagccctggagcGAGGGAACTCTGGCTGGCCCCACATCAGGCAAGGAAAGCCTCCAGTTTGTCTGACTGGCACTGCTGAAATGGAGGGCTTCTGGGAAGGGGAAGCCAGTGCAAGCCGGGTGGGCTCCCTGAAGGAGGTGGAGGTCGGCAGCATGAGGCGAGTTCCCTACTCAGACTGATGGAGATGGatataaataataacattcaTACACACAAACATGTTTCCAGTGCTTACCTTGCCAGGCTTTGGGTAAATGTTGGATATTTCTAGCTCACCTAATTTGTGGTTAGTGGTTTATGTATATTATCGTCTCTAAGAGACAGGGAATCTTTagatcattttacagatgaagaaatcggTGTTCAGAGAAGTGATGCTATTTTccagaggtcacacagccagtgctttgaagggcctggaaagaaacGCAAGTGCCTGTGGATCCAAACACTGACCCAACCACCACCTGTACCGTCTGATAACCAGCAGGCACATGGCCCCGTCCCCAGCTCACTCCCAGCTCAGCCCCCTTTTCCCAGAAGTCCCAGACCCACCCTTTGCCTCCGCTTCCTCCCCTCACCTTGACCAGCAAGGAACACAGCTCTGTGTTACAAGCTGCCAGGCCAGGTTCCAGTTAACCTTGGCCAAGTGAACacacatctctgagcctcagtctttgGATCTGCAGAATGGGGATAGAAATGTAGAGCTACTGAGAGGAATCGACGTGATGATGTCTGTAACGCACTTAACCTGGGGTCTGCACTCAGTGACCTGGAAGCTCTCCGTGTGGGTTTCCTCCGGTGCACAGCAAGGCAATTAATGAGAGTGCCTCGTAGGTCGTCCTGAGGATACACGTGCACCTGCATTCTGTGCACACAGTTGGTCGGGATGGCTGTTACCACTGAGTAGGGGGTGGtagaggagggtggaggcaggaccAAGTCAGGAACACGCTGGAGGATCCGGGCTCCCCTCGTCCGCCCTGCAGGGGTTGGGCCTGGGCCGGCCCTGGGGCTCAGGCCTCCCTGTCCCGCCGACCCCGCCAGCTGCCGCGTCCCGCGCTGACGTGGGCCTTCTAGGCCCCCTTCCGGCAGCCGCCGAGGGCGGAGCCGGGAGGTTGCCGCCCCGCCCCCATCCCGCCCTAGTGCGCTGCAGGCCGGGGCAGAAGCCGGGGGAGCTGAGTGGAACGTGCAGACCCCGCAACCCCAGGCTCGGGCCCGGGCAGCGTGGGCCTCACTGAAGTCCCCATACCCGACCCGTAGAGTCGGGGTAAATGTCGGTGCAGGGGCCTAGGAAGTCCCAGCATCGAGCCATGAGCGGTGAGTGAGGGGTGCAGTTAggggacccctccccaccccgggtcctagcattgggggtggggaggcaaacCCTTGGCGAGGAAGTCGGCTCAAACCAGGTTTGGAGTGAGAGGAGGAGGCTTAGGAGGACCCCCAGGGGGACCGTGGGGCGGGGAGAATATTCTTTGTTGAGTATGTACgtgtggtgggtggggggtgttATGGGGTAGGTGTGCAAAGGTGGATTCTAGTAAAACAGGACGTGCCTGCGGAGCTGGTGGGAGCGCAAGAGGTTGTGTGGAGTCGCCGATGTGGATGGAGTAGGCAGGGGTGCCGGCAGGTGTGCAAGGGAAGTGATGGGAACAGGGGAGAGTGTTGGATACTTGTGCGTATGTTTACATATGGGGGGAGATCTCTTCTGGAGAAATTACGAGTGTGCAAGGAGTCACTTAGGATGAGTGTGTAAGAAGGTTGGGGGTTCCAGAGGGTGTTTTCTGGAAGCTGTTGCAAGGAGCCCCTGGGGAGATGAATGTCTGCAGACGGACGTGGGGGTTGGGCTTCCTGGATGAGGCCAGGGACTTGGGTAGTTAGAGTGTGCGGGCTTGAGGGGCGCAGGGGGTGTGGACCAGAGTAAAATGCAAAGCGTcactggggaggggtgtgagggaGAGGGATGATGTGTGAAACCAGGATGGGTATGTAGTTCATTTGGCAAGTCAATGTGTAAGACATGGTTTGGAGTAAGTGTGCCAGTTATGTGTTTTTTGGCTGAGGATAGAGAGGCCCGGAGTTGAATGTCCAGGCCCCTGAATTCTCTTTACAACTTGGGCCAGCCTCTTgtactctctgggcctcagttttacTCTCTGTAAAGTGGGTCTGAGGGTTGTTGAGCTACCAAGTCTCTGCCTGGAGTCTCTCTGGAGTCAGGAGTCAGGGGATGGATGAATGTGAGACTTTCACAActtgtccttttctttcccccactcAAGGAAGCATCGCCAGGAACCCCTCCCCAGCCATGGACAGCCCCAGTCTTCCAGAACTTCAACAGCCTCTGCTGGCAGGTGTAGGCTCCACCTGCCCCATCCAGAAGCCTGGAGAGCCTGAGCCAGATCCCCTCTTTGGAGAGACAGCTTTTGCAGAGTCCCTAAGGGGTTGGCAGTTTCTGCCACCACCTCTTCCTTCTGTGAGCACTGGTCTGGGGCAGCCAGGGCACCCTGACCTTGAGGTAGGAGAAACTGGCCTTAGTGGGAGCaagggaagggggctggaggaGATTCCAGCTACGGTCAGCGTTTGATAGGCTGGCAGCCTTTGGCCTGGAGTCTCTCATTCCTGAGCTGGGTTTCCTAGatatctggctttttttttcctattctccctctctcctggattctttagctttttctcttcttatttgcCTCCCATCTTTGTTTTCTAGCCTTTGGCTATCTGTCTGTCCTCTGATTTCTGACTCCCTGGCTTTCTATCTGTCCATCTCTCTCCAGAGCCATCTCACCTCTGGCCTCTGTCTGCCCTCGTCTCTTTTGAAAATTGTCACTTTTTTCGTTTCttactgtcttttattttgtaaacatGGTTTCCCAGTTCCTATTGCTGTATAAGAAATCACTGCAAAACTTAGTAGCTTAACACAACAGCAGTCACTGTTATCACTCGTGGTTTCTTTGGAATTTGGGAAGCATTCTGTTGAGTGGTTCTGCCACAGGGTCTTTCATGAGGTTGCGGTGGAGCCAGTGGCTAAGATCTGGAGCAATCAAGGGGCTGAGGCAGCTGGGGGCTGGCTGGTATCTCTCTTCATGCAGTCTTGGGATTTCCACACGTCTCCCCATGTGGCCTGGTTTGGGCTTCCTTCCAGCATGGCAGCCTCAGGGCAGCTGGACTTTTTATGTGCCTCCAGTCTCCAGCAGGAGTGTTTCAGCAAAGCAGGACCCGCCTCACCTTTTCTGATTAGGAAGTCATGTGACATTACTTCCACTACATTCCATCAATTATGAGTGAGTCACAGCCTGTCCAGATTCCAGTAAAAAGGACACAAACCTCACCTTTGATGGGAAAAGTATCAGTCACTGTAAGAAGAGCATATGGGATGGGAGACATGGTCGTGGCCATTTTGGGAAGTCTGCCGCATGGTAGCAACAGGCATCATGCTGACATTGTACGTGTTTGATAATCCCATTGTTTGAAGATTTTGAAGGTCTAATTGTTTCTGCTCATTCTCATTCACAGTTCCTTATGTTCCTGGTTATCTTTGACTGCATGCTGGTCgtcatatttgaaattttttttgaggTCTAGAATGAAGGTACCTTCCTACAGAGAGGCCTTGCTTTGCTCTGTAAGCTGCCTGGGGGTATTAGCAGTTAaagatcatttttaatttcaaggtTTGATTGAAAGGTTAATTTTTCTGGGATTGGCATGTACCTTCCCAGGAAGGGCAAAAGGGGCCTTCTGTGTTCATTTGACCTGTTacctttttaatttcagtttcagCCTTACAATGACTCCTTACTCTTATGAGATGTTTGATGTAagatgaaaaaacaattttttaaaatctagaatcAATAGTTTCAGGAGGCAGCTTTGTCCAAATAACTTAGGCCACCAGAGTTGTTTTCTCCTAATCATCTTTTTGCAGGCTTCTGCCCCTGTTGGTGTCTGTTTCCACCTCTGATTGGACCTGTGAACTCCTTGAAATTGAGTTCAGAGCTTTGGGAGTGGGTGGGGCTCTTTTCTGGAGACAAGCTCCACAGCTTCCCCTCAAAGGGCTTGAAAATACAGAAGAGTCAAGAGCCTGtctgctgaaacatttttttgtcttggtgtttcTGGGGAGGCCCTGGTATTGGTCTTTGGGGGCTATGGAGAGCAGAGCATTGGGGCAAGGAAGGTGGGTGATGCCCATCCAGGCTCTCTCCTGCCTATAGGATGCGTCATCCAGTGACAGCGACTCAGACTGGGATGGGGACAGCCTTCTCTCCCCGCTCCTACCCCATGACCACCTGGGCTTGGCTGTGTTCTCCGTGCTGTGCTGTTTCTGGCCTGTGGGCATTGCCGCCTTCTGCCTGGCCCAAAAGGTCAGtctgtgtgtggggctgggaggggactggatgtaaaagagaaaaaatgcattCAAggtacaagaaaacaaaacaaagcaactatgcctggggctggggggaagaGATGGCGAGAATTCACATGGAAACATTCAGGGGTAAAATGGGGCGTTACACAAAGGGCTGCCAAGTGGTGGTTAAAAACCTGAACTTAAATCCTAGGCCTGCCACTCTGTGAGCAAGCCACAATTTCTTTGTGCCTGTTTTTGCTGACCTGTGAAATTGTATAATTCCTGCCTCGGGGTCACTGTGCAGATTGAATGAGTTAGAACAGAGCCGTGGCAGACACTAACACCTTATTAGTCACCTGGTACCCCCAGTGCCCAAGGCAGTGCTCCCTGTTTTGGGGATGTAGGAATGAATGCATGGGTGTGtcctgtggggaaggggctggggcttcAGGAAGCAGGGTGGGCAGAAGGGATGCCTGACTCACCGATGCCCAACACGTCCACAGACCAACAAGGCTTGGGCCAAGGGGGACGTCCAGGGGGCAGGGGCCACCTCCCGCCGCGCCTTCCTGCTGGGGGTCCTGGCTGTCGGGCTGGGTGTGTGCACATACACGGCAGCCCTGATGACCCTGGCTGCCTACCTGGCCTCACGAGACCCACCCTAGCTGCCCGTGCAGCCCTCACGTGAACCAGAGGCTAGTGGTCCAGAGCGTACACAGGCAGAGTGGAGAATCCAGGTGGAGGTGGCGGAGGCAGTGTCCAGCAATGGGACCAAGCTGTACAACCCTCTACCCTTCCCGGCTGCTACAATATGAGATTAAACACCGGACACTCTTGTAGTCAGACCTGTCAGTCTGTGGGGGGCCGGTGGGGTTGGGGGCGCCTGACCGGCTATCCCCAGGGAGCTCCTGGACACCTGAGCTGGCGAAGGGGGAACCCAAGGGGTGGGGGTTTCCCAGTTGCAGAGTGATCTTTTCACAACCGAGGGCAGTCAGCAGCGAATTACACAGCTGGGTGCCAAGGACTTACTCCTCCATATGgcagctgtatgaccttggccCAAGGTCATATTCTCTTTGAGCCTCATTTGTTCTCAGCTGCAAAATGGGACTTGTTTTTCCCCACCTGGGAAGTGGGTCACACATGTAAAAGGAAGTCCCCTTCTGAGCTTTGTACAGCAAATGGCAGAAACTCAAGTCTGATCACCTCACACACATGCCAAGGGGAGAAAGCTGAGGTAGAGCAGGATTCAGGGGCTCAGGTGAAATGGTCTGGTCTCATCTCTCAGGCCTCCTTCCCTTTTGGCTTCATTCCATGCAGGCTCCCTCTTGGGGAGAAAAAATGGCCCTAGCAACTGAGAGCACCCCAGAAGTCCTCTTTCCCAGGGGTCATCCCAAATAAATGGTACAGCCTGACAGGCATGGGCGGCACCTTTAGGTAGTATCAAAGTGCTGGTTGGAAGGAGCGTCTGCTAAAAGCAGTGCTTACCAGAGGGGCAAATGTGCTCACTAAGTGGGGTTCAGTATTTCCCAGTGATGGAGTGACAGCTTGGTTCTCTCACTCCATTTAATGCCATTCCTGTGGGTCTTCCCGGAACACTCTGCCCCATTTGGTATTCCATGGAGTGTAATTGCAAGCTAAAGATATTCATGCCTGTCCTTCCATTTCCTGAGGTGAAAATGACACTGCCCAGAGGGGCAGCTGTGGGAACTCCGTGAGTTCAGGCACGTGAAGCACGCAGCACAGGGCCCTCACAAACCCCCAAACACCACCGGCTGCCAGGCCGGCAACTGTGTGGCTCAGAAGTGGGTTAATCCTTGTTGGTGCTCACACATTCTTGGCTCTGCCTACTAAATAAGAGAGGGAGGGGGTTAGTTGTCAGTCAAATGACAACTAAAAGTGCCCCCAGGAGGTGCTACCAGCCCTGAAAACCAACTTGTGTACAGATGGCAAACCCCCGTCTACTGTGCTGGCCTCACTACCTAGTTTGCCTGAACAGCGAGGGCCGGGGCTGGGCTGAGTGGGACCCGCGCTCCATTGCTGACTAGCTGGGGACCTCTGGCAGCTGAGTGGCTTCTGACCTTGTTTTCTCATATTAAAATGTGGACTAAAGCAATAGCGCCACCTCACCAGGCTGTCAGGCTCAAAGGCCCCTCCGagccccccttctctccctgaccACCTTGCTGGTCCTCAAGTCTCCTTTCTGGGGCCTGTCCCCGTGTCCGCGAGCTCACTCCctggcctcctgctggcttccctCAGGTGTCCCCCTCTCCGGGAAGGCGTCCCAGCCCAATGTATTGAACTTGCTTTCCCAGACAAAGGTGCTCAAACCTCTCTTCCCTGCTTTTTGTTTTGCCACAGCCTTTACCACCGCCTGACAAACACCAGTTCTGGGCCCTCAGCACCCAGCAGGGACTGCACAAGTGGGGTGCTCAACAGACATTTGTTAGACGACAtgaattcattcaataaatgcaaTCCTAGTAATGTTTTCCTGGTGGGTGCGCGGTGTCCATGTCCCCTCACCCCGAACACCAGGGGCTGCAGTCAGGAGCACTCCTCAGGTGGCCCTGAAGCCTCAGGCACACGAGGACAGACAGGCAAGGCTGGGCCACTGGTTTATTTTGCACTGGAGGTAGTggttggtggtggcagtgggagggGCGCTCTGCCCCAGCTTGCCTCAGCTCTTGGAGTACCGCCTCTGCAGCGATTCCCGGTAGAAGCGGAAGACGTGTTGCGAGGCAGCCTGGGCTGCAGCCAGGCACTGCTGCAGCTGCGTGGGAGAGACTGGTCAGCGCAGGCCCATCCCTGCACCGGTGGGTTCACCTGGTTTCTAGGGCCCCCAAACCTACCACCTCCCTCTTCACCTaggcaaccccccacccccatcctccaggTGAGGTAGGTGGGGAGGGAATTATTCCAAATGCATCTCCTTCCCCACTTCAGGGCCTcttagaaggaaagaagaaaaggtgagGGATGCAGGGGCCAGCTTCCATCAGCTCCAGGGCCTCAAACCAATGGGATCAGGCATCCTGACAGCTGGAATAGACCAGAGCTCTGGAAATTTAAGAGCTCATGAAACTGGAGATCCTGGAATTTTACAGCCACAGGCCCTTGTGACTCTAGATG encodes the following:
- the TMEM91 gene encoding transmembrane protein 91; this translates as MSVQGPRKSQHRAMSGSIARNPSPAMDSPSLPELQQPLLAGVGSTCPIQKPGEPEPDPLFGETAFAESLRGWQFLPPPLPSVSTGLGQPGHPDLEDASSSDSDSDWDGDSLLSPLLPHDHLGLAVFSVLCCFWPVGIAAFCLAQKTNKAWAKGDVQGAGATSRRAFLLGVLAVGLGVCTYTAALMTLAAYLASRDPP